The Xyrauchen texanus isolate HMW12.3.18 chromosome 38, RBS_HiC_50CHRs, whole genome shotgun sequence genome window below encodes:
- the LOC127631862 gene encoding E3 ubiquitin-protein ligase RNF182, producing the protein MAAADVAANGPEPPALPPAFPYEEYECKICYNYFDLDRRAPKILECLHTFCEECLHALHLREERPWRISCPVCRHRTPVPDYRIQNLPNNTKVTEDFPLYIDSDPLPQDALPPHPPPLHPALVALRREEDASGASTAGHATQSTTTLTSATTLSQDSVSRYDSCHNCRRLALTTGCVCVIFSFLSMLVLLFMGLIFVHSHGGPPSPAGPLCLSVASILAMVSVVVTWLLCWLKYRPEHETGRSSANTNASRRNA; encoded by the coding sequence ATGGCAGCGGCGGATGTAGCAGCTAACGGGCCGGAGCCGCCCGCTCTCCCGCCGGCGTTTCCGTACGAGGAGTACGAGTGTAAAATCTGCTACAACTATTTCGACCTCGACCGTCGGGCGCCCAAAATCTTGGAGTGCCTGCACACCTTCTGCGAGGAGTGCCTGCACGCGCTGCACTTGCGCGAGGAGCGGCCGTGGCGCATCAGCTGCCCCGTGTGCCGCCACCGGACGCCCGTGCCGGACTATCGGATACAGAACCTGCCCAACAACACCAAGGTCACGGAGGACTTCCCTCTTTACATAGACTCGGATCCTTTGCCCCAAGATGCGCTGCCGCCCCACCCGCCGCCGCTGCACCCGGCGCTCGTGGCGCTCAGGCGCGAGGAGGACGCGTCCGGGGCGTCCACCGCGGGTCATGCGACACAGTCCACAACGACGTTGACCTCCGCAACCACGCTGTCCCAGGACTCGGTTTCGCGCTACGATAGCTGCCACAACTGCAGGCGGCTCGCGCTGACCACCGGATGCGTGTGCGTCATCTTCTCGTTCTTGTCCATGCTCGTGCTGCTCTTCATGGGCCTCATATTCGTGCACAGCCACGGCGGGCCGCCCTCACCCGCGGGACCCCTCTGCCTGTCAGTGGCGAGCATCCTCGCCATGGTCTCCGTGGTGGTTACGTGGCTTCTCTGCTGGCTCAAATACAGACCGGAGCACGAGACGGGCCGCTCTTCGGCCAATACTAATGCGAGCAGGAGAAACGCGTGA
- the sgpp2 gene encoding sphingosine-1-phosphate phosphatase 2 produces MWGVIAYLNSPELVAAFQRCCGLIPREASSYVTQNGLVNANGSDVDGLVKIHRRKAQQMRNGMSRAQDSNFNYKCISSQYDNKVGEHPGPHYEVKNWLFYFLFVSSATLGHEVFYITFLPCIHWNLDPFLCRRLVNVWAVVMYIGQVMKDILKLPRPSAPPVVKLETRVDAEYGMPSTHAMAATAISFTLLLSAQERVKFYFELGLIVAVVLSTLVCLSRLYTGMHSALDVICGALISAFIMAVSYPYWGTFDFLQLHSPFSPVVALVVPLFLCYNYPELDHYSTTRGDTTIILGVGAGCSVGYWVNERLGLTFDLSGPLPVTLPPLTHVAFGLGVARFLIGVGFLVLTRQTVRWASLRVFCWVYGVSASDVQACRRKEIEVPYKFCTYTAIGLVNSIIVNRVFVMMGLWDLGNRISV; encoded by the exons ATGTGGGGGGTCATCGCGTACCTGAACAGCCCCGAGCTGGTGGCCGCTTTCCAGCGATGTTGTGGCCTGATTCCGAGAGAGGCATCCTCGTATGTTACTCAAAACGGACTCGTAAACGCGAATGGTTCCGATGTGGACGGTTTGGTCAAGATTCACCGGCGCAAAGCGCAGCAAATGAGGAACGGGATGTCACGCGCACAGGACAGTAACTTCAACTATAAATGCATCAGTTCACAATATGACAACAAAGTCGGA GAGCATCCTGGGCCTCATTATGAGGTGAAGAACTGGCTTTTCTATTTTCTGTTTGTGTCGTCAGCCACTCTGGGACATGAAGTCTTCTACATCACCTTCCTGCCCTGCATCCACTGGAACCTCGACCCGTTCCTGTGCAGACGCCTCGTCAACGTCTGGGCT GTGGTGATGTATATTGGGCAGGTAATGAAGGATATTTTAAAGCTGCCTCGTCCTTCAGCTCCTCCTGTGGTCAAACTGGAGACGCGCGTGGATGCAGAGTACGGAATGCCGTCCACACATGCCATGGCAGCAACAGCCATCTCCTTTACATTACTTCTCAGTGCTCAGGAGAGAGTgaag TTCTACTTCGAATTGGGATTGATTGTGGCCGTGGTTCTGTCTACACTGGTATGTCTGAGTCGTCTTTATACCGGCATGCACTCTGCTCTG GATGTGATCTGCGGAGCTTTAATTTCAGCCTTCATCATGGCTGTATCATACCCTTACTGGGGAACCTTTGACTTCCTGCAGCTTCACAGCCCATTCTCCCCTGtagtggcgttggttgtgcccctcTTCCTGTGTTACAATTACCCAGAGTTAGACCATTACAGCACCACACGGGGGGACACCACCATTATTTTGGGAGTCGGGGCGGGCTGCTCAGTCGGTTACTGGGTGAATGAGAGATTGGGCCTGACCTTTGACCTGTCCGGACCTCTTCCAGTGACCCTGCCACCTCTGACCCATGTGGCCTTTGGTCTTGGTGTCGCACGGTTCCTGATTGGGGTGGGATTTCTGGTATTGACCCGACAGACAGTGCGATGGGCGAGCCTGCGGGTGTTCTGCTGGGTTTACGGAGTGTCTGCGAGTGATGTCCAAGCTTGCAGGAGGAAAGAGATCGAAGTGCCATACAAGTTCTGCACGTACACAGCCATCGGACTGGTCAATAGTATCATAGTGAACCGAGTGTTTGTAATGATGGGACTGTGGGATTTGGGAAATAGGATTTCTGTCTAA